A portion of the Podospora pseudoanserina strain CBS 124.78 chromosome 2, whole genome shotgun sequence genome contains these proteins:
- the LST8 gene encoding TOR complex subunit lst8 (BUSCO:EOG092638XA; COG:S; EggNog:ENOG503NTXM) gives MSVILCTAGYDHTIRFWEALSGICSRTIQHPDSQVNRLCISPDKRYLAAAGHHTVKLFDIRSTNPAPLLVFEGHTGNITGVAFHCEGKWMVTSSEDGTVKIWETRTGTIQRSYNHGSPANDVVIHPNQGEIISCDRAGSIRLWDLAENTCSHQLIPEEDVSVTSVTVATDGTLLCAANTVGNVFVWRLEQQYERTTLVPLTQFSAHSSHYITRILLSPDVKKLATCSADHTAKIWEVKEMEPQGPDSEPRPFPLEATLTGHQRWVWDCAFSADSAYLVTACSDHYARLWELHSQQIIRQYNGHHRGAVCVALNDYSEAR, from the exons ATGTCCGTTATTCTATGCACCG CGGGTTACGACCACACAATACG ATTCTGGGAAGCTCTATCAGGCATCTGCTCCCGAACAATCCAACATCCTGATTCGCAGGTCAACCGACTCTGCATCTCACCAGACAAGCGCTACCTCGCTGCTGCCGGCCACCACACCGTAAAGCTTTTCGATATCCGATCGACCAACCCTGCGCCACTTCTTGTCTTCGAGGGCCACACGGGCAACATCACAGGTGTTGCATTCCACTGCGAGGGAAAATGGATGGTCACGAGCTCTGAGGATGGAAccgtcaagatctgggagaCGAGGACTGGCACAATACAGCGCAGCTACAACCATGGATCCCCTGCGAATGACGTCGTAATTCATCCCAACCAGGGTGAAATCATCAGCTGTGACCGGGCTGGCAGCATCCGACTGTGGGATCTGGCCGAGAATACCTGCTCACACCAACTAATCCCAGAGGAAGATGTGTCTGTGACAAGTGTCACCGTGGCAACCGATGGGACCCTTCTCTGCGCCGCAAACACTGTT GGAAATGTCTTCGTCTGGCGACTCGAACAGCAATATGAGCGCACCACTCTTGTACCCCTAACCCAATTCTCAGCACACAGCAGTCACTACATCACCCGCATTCTCCTCTCGCCCGACGTCAAGAAATTGGCAACATGCAGCGCGGATCATACCGCAAAGATCTGGGAGGTCAAAGAGATGGAACCCCAGGGTCCAGATAGTGAACCACGACCGTTCCCTCTCGAAGCCACACTCACTGGCCACCAAAGATGGGTTTGGGACTGTGCCTTCAGCGCCGATAGTGCGTACCTCGTCACTGCATGCAGCGATCATTACGCTCGCCTTTGGGAGCTTCACAGTCAACAAATCATCAGACAGTACAACGGCCACCATCGTGGCGCCGTCTGCGTGGCCCTCAATGACTACTCGGAGGCCAGATAG